A portion of the Cervus elaphus chromosome X, mCerEla1.1, whole genome shotgun sequence genome contains these proteins:
- the DUSP9 gene encoding dual specificity protein phosphatase 9 isoform X1 — MAGAGATQPGNDPPRAAVAVSGTSASDPSPRDHAPAPEARRAGSREAMEGLGRSCLWLRRELSPPRPRLLLLDCRSRELYESARIGGALSVALPALLLRRLRRGSLSVRALLPGPPLQPPPPAPVLLYDQGGGRHRRTEAEAEEWEADSVLGTLLQKLREEGYLAYYLQGGFSRFQAECPHLCETSLDRRGSPSMAPLPSPVVGLGGLCLGSDCSDADSEPDRDAMSCGLDSEGATPPPAGLLPSFPVQILPNLYLGSARDSANVESLAKLGIRYILNVTPNLPNLFEKNGDFHYKQIPISDHWSQNLSQFFPEAIAFIDEALSQNYGVLVHCLAGVSRSVTVTVAYLMQKLHLSLNDAYDLVKRKKSNISPNFSFMGQLLDFERSLQLEERRAQERGSGGQESAASDPPSFFTTPTSDGVFELDAT; from the exons A TGGCCGGGGCCGGGGCAACCCAGCCCGGGAACGACCCCCCTCGAGCCGCGGTGGCTGTGTCCGGGACATCCGCGAGCGACCCCTCGCCGCGGGATCACGCTCCAG CTCCGGAAGCCCGACGTGCCGGGAGCCGCGAAGCCATGGAGGGTCTGGGCCGCTCGTGCCTGTGGCTGCGCCGGGAGCTATCGCCCCCGCGCCCGCGGCTGCTGCTGCTCGACTGCCGCAGCCGTGAGCTCTACGAGTCGGCGCGCATCGGCGGGGCGCTGAGCGTGGCCCTGCCCGCGCTGCTGCTGCGCCGCCTGCGGCGGGGGAGCCTGTCGGTGCGAGCGCTCCTGCCTGGGCCGCCGCTGCAGCCACCGCCGCCCGCCCCGGTGCTCCTGTACGACCAGGGCGGGGGCCGGCACCGGCGCACCGAGGCCGAGGCTGAGGAGTGGGAGGCCGACTCGGTGCTGGGCACTCTGCTGCAGAAGCTTCGGGAGGAAGGCTACCTGGCCTACTACCTACAGG GTGGCTTCAGCAGATTCCAGGCCGAGTGCCCTCACCTCTGTGAGACCAGCCTCGACCGCCGGGGGAGCCCAAGCATGGCCCCACTGCCCAGCCcagtggtggggctggggggcctGTGCCTGGGCTCCGACTGCTCTGATGCGGATTCCGAGCCTGACCGCGATGCAATGAGCTGCGGCCTGGATTCGGAGGGTGCCACGCCCCCGCCAGCAGGGCTGCTGCCGTCCTTCCCTGTCCAGATCCTGCCCAACCTCTACCTGGGCAGTGCCCGCGATTCGGCCAACGTGGAGAGCTTGGCCAAGCTGGGCATCCGCTACATCCTTAATGTCACCCCCAACCTCCCCAACCTCTTCGAGAAGAATGGCGACTTTCACTACAAGCAGATCCCCATCTCAGACCACTGGAGCCAGAACTTGTCCCAGTTCTTTCCGGAGGCCATTGCGTTCATCG ACGAGGCCTTGTCGCAGAACTACGGGGTGCTCGTTCACTGTCTGGCGGGCGTCAGCCGGTCCGTCACTGTCACCGTGGCCTACCTCATGCAGAAGCTGCACCTCTCGCTCAATGACGCCTACGATCTGGTCAAGAGGAAGAAGTCCAACATCTCGCCCAACTTCAGCTTCATGGGGCAGCTGCTGGACTTCGAGCGCAGCCTGCAGCTGGAAGAGCGCCGTGCCCAGGAGAGGGGCAGTGGGGGGCAGGAGTCGGCTGCCTCTGATCCCCCCTCTTTCTTCACCACCCCGACCAGTGATGGCGTCTTCGAGCTGGATGCCACATAG
- the DUSP9 gene encoding dual specificity protein phosphatase 9 isoform X2 translates to MEGLGRSCLWLRRELSPPRPRLLLLDCRSRELYESARIGGALSVALPALLLRRLRRGSLSVRALLPGPPLQPPPPAPVLLYDQGGGRHRRTEAEAEEWEADSVLGTLLQKLREEGYLAYYLQGGFSRFQAECPHLCETSLDRRGSPSMAPLPSPVVGLGGLCLGSDCSDADSEPDRDAMSCGLDSEGATPPPAGLLPSFPVQILPNLYLGSARDSANVESLAKLGIRYILNVTPNLPNLFEKNGDFHYKQIPISDHWSQNLSQFFPEAIAFIDEALSQNYGVLVHCLAGVSRSVTVTVAYLMQKLHLSLNDAYDLVKRKKSNISPNFSFMGQLLDFERSLQLEERRAQERGSGGQESAASDPPSFFTTPTSDGVFELDAT, encoded by the exons ATGGAGGGTCTGGGCCGCTCGTGCCTGTGGCTGCGCCGGGAGCTATCGCCCCCGCGCCCGCGGCTGCTGCTGCTCGACTGCCGCAGCCGTGAGCTCTACGAGTCGGCGCGCATCGGCGGGGCGCTGAGCGTGGCCCTGCCCGCGCTGCTGCTGCGCCGCCTGCGGCGGGGGAGCCTGTCGGTGCGAGCGCTCCTGCCTGGGCCGCCGCTGCAGCCACCGCCGCCCGCCCCGGTGCTCCTGTACGACCAGGGCGGGGGCCGGCACCGGCGCACCGAGGCCGAGGCTGAGGAGTGGGAGGCCGACTCGGTGCTGGGCACTCTGCTGCAGAAGCTTCGGGAGGAAGGCTACCTGGCCTACTACCTACAGG GTGGCTTCAGCAGATTCCAGGCCGAGTGCCCTCACCTCTGTGAGACCAGCCTCGACCGCCGGGGGAGCCCAAGCATGGCCCCACTGCCCAGCCcagtggtggggctggggggcctGTGCCTGGGCTCCGACTGCTCTGATGCGGATTCCGAGCCTGACCGCGATGCAATGAGCTGCGGCCTGGATTCGGAGGGTGCCACGCCCCCGCCAGCAGGGCTGCTGCCGTCCTTCCCTGTCCAGATCCTGCCCAACCTCTACCTGGGCAGTGCCCGCGATTCGGCCAACGTGGAGAGCTTGGCCAAGCTGGGCATCCGCTACATCCTTAATGTCACCCCCAACCTCCCCAACCTCTTCGAGAAGAATGGCGACTTTCACTACAAGCAGATCCCCATCTCAGACCACTGGAGCCAGAACTTGTCCCAGTTCTTTCCGGAGGCCATTGCGTTCATCG ACGAGGCCTTGTCGCAGAACTACGGGGTGCTCGTTCACTGTCTGGCGGGCGTCAGCCGGTCCGTCACTGTCACCGTGGCCTACCTCATGCAGAAGCTGCACCTCTCGCTCAATGACGCCTACGATCTGGTCAAGAGGAAGAAGTCCAACATCTCGCCCAACTTCAGCTTCATGGGGCAGCTGCTGGACTTCGAGCGCAGCCTGCAGCTGGAAGAGCGCCGTGCCCAGGAGAGGGGCAGTGGGGGGCAGGAGTCGGCTGCCTCTGATCCCCCCTCTTTCTTCACCACCCCGACCAGTGATGGCGTCTTCGAGCTGGATGCCACATAG